The window TGCGGAGCTTCATCGCTATAGACGCCAACTCGTTCGCCATCGGGCTTGACCTCTTCCTTGCCTAGGCCCCGGCTGAGCGTGATCCACTCAAAAACCTCGGTCTTGAGCGCGTTCTGACCACCCGCAAAGACGTCGATGTCGTCGGCCGACAGAATTCCGGCCGTGCCCACTCGCGTTTGTGCGTCCAGCATGCGGTTGCTGTTGATGTCGTCGTGTGCGCCTTCGATCAGCAAGGGGTACGAATACACCTCCGTACAATCGTGAGCGATCGGCTGAATCACCCGGATGTTGAAGTCAAAGATCACCAGATTCGGAAAAATCAAAAACTGTCTGTTAGTAAGCACTTCCGCGGCCCCATCTGCACCATAAAGAGCGGTGAGCTTGTCGGTGTAGGCTTGCCGAACTGCGGGATCAATGCCGCCGGACTCGAGCGGGGCACCGGCTTCCAGCGTGCCATGGCCTTCAGGGTAGCCGCGCGTATAACCCTGCTGACGTACCGCTACGTCCAGCGCCCGGTTCTCAAACGAGCCTTCGAACTTGCGCACGGTGTTGAAAGCCGAGCGGTGGACAAAACCGGGGTGGTAGCCGTCATAGACGTTTTCGGATTGGAACTTCCAGTTGCCCTCATAGCCGTATTTGTGCGAAGTGGCAACTTTGTAGCTGCTACCAGCTGTACGCCGGAGCCAGATGTCAATGTGCTGTTTGGCACCGCCCAGGAAGATTTCCAGATCTTCCACGTCCGGATTGAACGAGCCAAAGACCAGCCCGCCGTAGGAAGCAATGCGCGGTACAGGCTTGAGGTTTTTGTCAGATTTGTCGAAGTTTTCGTGATAGCGCGCCTCATCGGGAATGCCGATCAACTCGCCCGAGGTGCGGAATGACCAGCCATGGTATGGGCACACAAAGGCGCGGGTGTTGCCCTTTTCTTCCCGGCAGATGGTGGCACCCCGGTGGGTGCACGCGTTCAGAAAGGCATGAACATTACCCTCACGACTCTTGGCCACGATCACGGGGCGCGTACCGATCTGAGTCGATCTGAAGTCGCCAGGGTTGGCGATCTCGCTTTCATGGCACAAGTAGATCCAGGTTTTATAGAAGACCTGCTCCATTTCCTGCGCGAAAACTTCTGGGCCACGGTAAGCCGCGGTGGCCACGCGAAACTCGTGGGGTTGCTCATCCACCATGGAGGTGAGAGTGCTGTGATCCAGTCTTGCGTTCATTCGGTCATCTCCTCTTACAAACTGACTGAATCCTATGTTTTGCTCCCATCTGAGGCAACGTGAACGTCGATTTGGGTGCACATTGTGCACCCCCCTGAAGTGCGTTGAACGTTATATTTAATCGCACTGAAGGGCAATCAAAGGCTCGACCGCTCATACGCACTGGAGACACATATGTCCACACTATCCGCCTCTGATTTCGAAGACTCACAATTGGATGCCGCCCTAATGCTCTGCAATACGTCTGATGATCAATGCTGCTGCGCAAGCATTGACCTGCTGCAGGCGAGGAGAAACTGACATGAGAGCAAAACGCGCATTCTTGGGCATGTCACATTCGCCACTGTTAGGGCTTAACCCCATCAGCAGCGAACTCGAAAAAGATCTCCAAGGTGCTATTGCCCGGGTTCGCGAGCAGGTTGCGCGCTTTGATCCCGAGCTGGTAGTGCTGATCGGACCGGACCATTACAACGGATTTTTCAATGAGTTGATGCCTCCGTTTTGTATTGGCAGCCAAGCCACATCCGTGGGTGATTACCTGACACCCCCGGGCAGTCTCAACGTCGATGAATATGCGGCGGTAGCTCTGGCCGATCAACTGATGGATGATGACTTTGACATTGCCTTGTCCAGGCGAATGCAGGTGGATCACGGCTTTGTGCAGGCCCTCCAGTTCATATGGGGCGGCCTCGAGACGCCACCGGTGATACCGATCTTCCTCAACGCCGTTGCACAGCCCGGCATTGCGCGCCTGCGGCGCTGTCGCCAACTGGGAGAGGCAATCGGCCGCTTTTTGGACAAGGAACCACGTCGCACACTGTTGATTGGGTCCGGAGGACTGTCTCACGAACCACCGGTACCCACCCTGGCGCATCCGGACCCTGCCATACGTGAGCGCATTACCGTCAAACGCGAACCCACGCAGGCCGAACGCGACGCCAAGACCCAGCGCGTGATGGCTGCCGGCATGGCCTTGGCGAGCGGAACGTCGGACATGAAACCGCTCAACCCCGAGTGGGATGCCCGCTGGATGGACGCACTGGAGTTTGGTGAACTGGACAGCTTGGTTCAGTGGCGAGAAGAATCGATCGCGCAGGAGGCAGGCCTGTCTGCCCATGAGTCCAAAACGTGGTTGGTGGCGCGAGCAGCGTTGCCGATCGATCATCGTCTGCCTTGCACACTGCGTTACTACCAAGCCATTCCCGAGCTGATTGCGGGCTATGGAGTCCTGTTCATGCACACCGCAGACACACCAACGTAGTGGGTTACTTGGCAACGGAATACGCATAAAAGCGCGTCTTTTTGCGCCATGCAGCGTTGCGAATCCTCGCGATAGCAACGGCTATCGCTGCGGTTCGCGCCTTGCCTGGCACAAAAATCCATCGCTTTTATTTGCGTATTCCATTGCCAAGTAACCCACTAGGAGAACCCTTTGAGCAATCAAGAACAGATCAATGTATGGGCCGAGCGGCTGCGCAGTGCCGAGCAGACCGCCACTCCGATCGCGCCCCTGCGTGACGAAATTACCAACGGTGACGACGCCTATGCGGTGCAACTGGTCAATGTCCGCCATGCTCAGGCACAAGGCCGTCGCATCGTGGGCCGCAAGATCGGCCTCACGTCGCCTGTCGTTCAGAAACAGCTGGGAGTCGACCAACCTGACTTCGGTACATTGTTCGCCGATATGGTCTATGGCGATGATGAGGAAATCCCTTGGGCACGCACGCTGCAGCCGAAGGTCGAGGCCGAAGTGGCGCTGGTGCTCGAGCGCGACCTCGATCTGGCCGATGCCACGCTGGTGGACGTAATCAATGCCACTGCATACGTACTGCCGGCCATCGAGATTGTAGGCAGCCGCATCGCGAATTGGAACATCAAGTTCATCGACACCGTGGCCGACAACGCCTCCAGCGGCCTCGTCGTACTTGGCGCCATACCTACGCGCCTCAATGCGCTGGACCTCAAACTGTGCGAGATGACCACCGAACGCGCAGGCTCGGTCGTCGCGCAAGGCAGCGGCAGTGCCTGCTTGGGACATCCGCTGAACGCTGCCGTCTGGCTGGCTCGCAAACTCGCCACGCTGGGCCAGCCCCTGCGCGCGGGCGACCTGGTCATGACCGGCGCGCTCGGCCCCATGGTGGCCGTGCAACCCGGCGACGCGTTTGAAGCCCGCATCAGTGGTGTGGGCAGCGTGCGCGCACGATTTGGCTCTTAAATAACAGAAAACACACGAGATTCCTATGCCCCGAAAACTCAAGGCTGCCATCATCGGCAGCGGCAACATCGGCACAGACTTGATGATCAAGATCCTGCGGCACGGCGTCAACATTGAAATGGGTGCCATGGTCGGGATTGACCCGACCTCCGATGGCCTGGCACGCGCCGCCCGCATGGGTGTGCCCACCACTCACGAAGGCGTAGACGGCTTGAGCCGCTTGCCTAACTTCGCTGACATCGACTTCGTGTTCGACGCCACCAGCGCCGGTGCCCATATCAAGAACGACGCCTTCCTGCGCAGGCTCAAACGCGGTATCCGCATGATCGACCTGACCCCCGCGGCCATCGGCCCGTACTGCATCCCGGTCGTCAACAATGAAGACCACCTTGACGCCTTGAATGTCAACATGGTCACCTGCGGCGGCCAGGCCACCATTCCAATGGTGGCAGCTGTCAATCGCGTTGCCAAGGTGTACTACGGCGAAATCGTCGCCTCCATCTCCAGCAAGAGTGCCGGCCCCGGCACCCGTGCCAACATCGACGAATTCACTGAAACTACCGCCAAAGCGATTGAAGCGGTGGGTGGCGCGTCCAAAGGCAAGGCCATCATTGTGCTGAACCCCGCTGAGCCACCGCTGATCATGCGCGATACCGTCTACACTCTCAGCGAGCTTGGCGACGAAGCTGCAATTGCCGAATCGGTTGAGCGTATGGTCGCCGCCGTCCAGGCCTACGTGCCCGGCTACCGCCTGAAACAAAAAGTACAGTTCGACCGCATTGAAGCCAGCACGCCCATCAACATCCCCGGCGTCGGCCCTCGCATGAGCGGCCTGAAGACGTCCATCTTCCTGGAAGTCGAAGGTGCTGCCCACTACCTGCCCGCCTATGCCGGAAACCTGGACATCATGACCAGTGCCGGTCTGCGCACCGCCGAACAGATGGCTGCCCGCATGCTTGCCGCGTAAAGGAGAAACTGACATGGACAAGAAAATCTACATTTCCGACGTCACCCTGCGCGACGGCAGCCACGCCGTACGCCACCAGTACAGCGTCGAGCAAGCCAAACAAATCGCCCAAGCCTTGGACGACGCCAGGGTCGACTCCATCGAAGTCGCCCATGGCGACGGCCTGCAAGGCGGCAGCTTCAACTACGGTTTCGGCGCCCACTCCGACGTCGAATGGATCGAAGCCGTGGCCAGCGTCGTCAAGCATGCCAAGATCGCCACCCTGCTGTTGCCAGGCATCGGCACCGTCCACGACCTGAAGGCGGCCTACGATGCCGGCGCCCGCATCGTGCGTGTCGCAACACACTGCACCGAGGCCGATGTCTCCAGGCAGCACATCGAATACGCACGCCACCTAGGCATGGAAGCCGTTGGCTTTCTGATGATGAGCCACATGCAGACGCCCGAGGGCTTGGCCGGGCAGGCAAAACTGATGGAAAGCTATGGCGCACAATGCGTGTACGTGGTGGATTCGGGCGGTGCATTGAACATGAACGACGTGCGTGACCGTTTCCGCGCCTTCAAGGACATCTTGAAGCCCGAAACCCTGACCGGCATGCACGCCCACCACAACCTGAGCCTGGGTGTGGCCAACTCCATCGTCGCCGTCGAAGAAGGCTGTGACCGCGTGGACGCCAGCTTGGCCGGCATGGGCGCCGGAGCGGGCAATGCCCCGCTGGAAGTGTTCATCGCCGCCGCCGCGCGCCTGGGCTGGAACCACGGCTGCGACTTGTACAAACTGATGGATGCGGCCGATGACATCGTGCGTCCGCTGCAAGACCGCCCTGTGCGCGTGGACCGCGAAACGCTGGCACTGGGCTACGCAGGCGTTTACTCCAGCTTCCTGCGCCACTCGGAAGTGGCAGCGAAGAAATACGGCCTGAAGCCGGTCGACATCCTGGTGGAACTGGGCAAGCGCCGCATGGTGGGCGGCCAGGAAGACATGATCGTGGACGTGGCGCTGGATCTGCTCAAAGCCCGGGAGCATGAGCGCATGCACGCGCAGCCGGTGATGGGCGAGGCGGACTGACCACCCCTGACCCGAAGACGAGCCGCCACTGTCACAGTAGCGGTTGTCGCATTAAAGTACCGCCCAACGAAGAAGGAAATGACTATGTCTGCAAATACCATTGCGCTGACCGAAGCCGCAACCAGCAAGTTCGTTCGCATCCAGGACGGCGACCTCAAGCTCCAACTGCATTACAACGACGTAGGCCAGGGTGCCGAGACCGTCGTCATGCTGCACGGCTCCGGACCGGGTGCCAGCGGCTGGGCCAACTTCAATCGCAACATCGAGCCGCTGGTAAGCGCCGGCTACCGCGTCATCCTGCTGGACTGCCCGGGCTGGAGCAAGAGCGACCCTATCGTAAACACCGGCTCGCGCTCGGACCTCAACGCGCGCGCGCTCAAGGGTTTGATGGATGCCATTGGACTGGAAAAGGCTCACATCATCGGCAATTCGATGGGTGCACACAGCACCGTGGCCTTTGCGTTGTCCAACCCCACGCGGGTGGGCAAGTTAGTGCTGATGGGCGGTGGCACGGGCGGCCCGAGCCAGTTCGTGCCCATGCCGACTGAGGGCATCAAGCTGATCGGTGCGCTTTACCGTAACCCGACTATCGAGAACCTCAAACGCATGATGAATGTGTTCGTGTACGACGCAAGCCATCTGACCGAGGAGTTATTCCAGGCGCGCCTGGATAACATGCTGGCGCGGCGTGACCACCTGGAAAATTTCGTCAAGAGCTCTGAGGCCAATCCCAAGCAGTTCCCCGACCTGGGGCACCGCTTGGGCGAGGTCGCCGCACCCACGCTCGTCATCTGGGGACGCGATGACCGCTTCGTGCCCATGGATGTGGGCTTGCGCCTGATCTGGGGCATCCCGAACGCTCAGATGCACATCTTCAACCGCTGCGGCCATTGGGCTCAGTGGGAGCATGCGGACACCTTCAACCGCATGGTGCTGGATTTCCTATCACATTAAGGTAAAGCATCATGGATGAAAACCGACCACTGAACTGGAGCGATGCCCACATGCTGGGCTACGCACCGATGGATCAGATCCATGAAGAATTCGTCCAGTTGGTCGCTCGCCTACAGGGGGCTCGAGATGATGAACTGCACGAATTGCTTAGCGCCATGGAAGGACATCTTCAGGCACATTTCGGCGAGGAAAACGCTTGGATGCGCGAAAGCGAGTTCCCGCCGCGTGACTGCCACATTGAGCAGCATGATGCCGTGCTTAAGTCGGTGCATGAGGTGCAAGAGTTGCTTGCTCAAGGCAATACCCGGATATGCCGTGCCTTGGTACAGGCGCTAGCTGACTGGTTCCCGAGCCATGCTACCCATCTCGACTCGGCGCTGGCGCACTGGATGTGTAAGCGCCGTCTGGGAGCAAAACCAGTCGTTTTTCGCCGCTCGATCAACAGTAACATCGTATCCCGCTAAAAAGCGCAAGCGCTCAGATCGAGGTCTTCACATAAAGCCATTCGCTCCGGTCAGCAGCACGACCAATTCCGCCTCCTTTATTCTACATTTGCATCGGGAACCACGCCTGCTTTTCAGCGTCCCAATGAAGACGCTATTACGACTCATTAATGATGCGCGGGGTGCAGTTACAACGATATCTTCTGGAAAGAGTATGAATAATTGGAGACAGGTGTTTCGCGACGGCGCGGTTTCCGGCAGCATCGCAAGTGTCATATCGACGTCGGTATTGAGCGCGCGCGGGAGACAGGAAAACGGCACGCCCTATGCACCGACCAATGCCATCAGTCATTGGTTCAGGTTTATGCGACATTCGGCGTCGAGCTGGCGTTGCGTGGAATTGCAGCATCAAAGATGCAATCGCCGAGGCAGATTTCTACTTCCCTATCTGATGTGTGATTACAGCCTGCACTATGGAAAAGGACGATAAGCGGCCGACGCTTCAAGTGAGCCGGCGCAAGGCGATCATGATGCTTGGCGCGGCGATGCTCGTCAGCCGGGCAACAGCGCAAAGCGACGCGCGTCAGTCGCGACGCCCCGCATGCATTCTCACTCCGGAACAAACAGAAGGACCGTACTTTGTTGATGACCGGCTCAACCGTTCCGACATACGCACCGATCCTGCGGGCGGGACAGTACGCGCCGGCGTTCCGCTCGCGCTGACCTTGCGCGTGCTGGCTGTTCGCGGTACCGGATGTACTCCCGTTTCCGGCGCGATGGTGGACGTCTGGCATTGCGATGCCGATGGCGTTTATTCGGACGTAACCGATCCTCGCTTCGACACAAGCGGAAAAAAATTTCTGCGCGGTTATCAAATCACCGACGACGGTGGTGTAGTGCGCTTCCTTACCATTTATCCCGGATGGTATCCCGGTCGAACGGTGCACATCCATTTCAAGGTGCGTATACAACCCACGTCACCCACGTCGAGCCGCCCCTACGAATTCACGTCGCAACTGTACTTCGACGACGCGATCACCGACCGCGTGTTGGCGCAAGCGCCCTACGCGCGCAACGGCCGACGCCGCCAGACCAATGACACGGATGGCTTGTTCCGGCGCGGTGGCCGGCAACTGATTCTGCCACTGCTTGAAAACGGTCCGGGGTATGCGGGAAGCTTCGACATCGGCGTGCAGACGGCTTGAGTGCGCCGCATGCGTCCGAAATTGTTAACAGGCCCTAATCCGCCAACGTACAAAGGACATCGATCATGAGCAAAGAAAAGAAGACCGGCAATGCAGGAAAGCAGAAAAAGAATTCCACGCCGCGCGGTGCAAATCCAGGTGCAGATGTCCATCGAGGCAACGGCGGCGAGTTGCACCAGGTCGCCACCGGGCAGCATCCCGCACTGACCACGAACCAAGGCATCCCGATTGCCGACAACCAGAACTCGTTGCGCGCCAATCCGCGTGGCCCCAGTCTGCTGGAAGATTTCATTCTGCGTGAAAAGATCACGCATTTCGATCACGAGCGCATCCCTGAACGCATCGTGCATGCGCGCGGCACTGCGGTGCATGGCCACTTCGAGTTGACCAAGTCGCTAGCGCAATATACGACAGCAAAAATCCTCACCGAGGTCGGTGAAAAGACACCGGTGTTTACGCGTTTTTCGACGGTCGCCGGCGGCGCAGGTTCGGTCGACACGCCGCGAGACGTGCGCGGCTTCGCGGTCAAGTTCTACACCAAGGAAGGCAACTGGGACCTGGTCAGCAACAACATCCCGGTGTTCTTCATCCAGGACGCGATCAAGTTCCCCGACGTCGTCCATTCGGTCAAGATGGAACCGGACCGTGGCTTTCCACAAAGCGCAACGGCGCATGACACCTTCTGGGATTTCATTTCGCTGACGCCGGAATCCATGCATATGGTGATGTGGATCATGTCCGACCGCACGATCCCGCGCTCGCTGCGCATGATCGAAGGCTTCGGCGTCCATAGCTTCCGTCTCCTGAACAAAGCGGGCGACTCAACCTTCGTCAAATTCCATTGGCGGCCGAAGCTGGGCCTGCAATCGACCATTTGGGATGAGGCAGTGAAGATTGCCGGCGCCGATCCGGACTTCCACCGCCGCGACATGTTCGAGGCGATCGAAGCAGGTGATTTCCCCGAGTGGGAGTTTGCGGTCCAGCTATTCACGCAGGAGCAGGCGGATAAATTTCCATTCGATCATCTGGATGCGACCAAGCTGATCCCGGAAGAACTGGTGCCCTTACAAGTAATCGGCCGCATGGTGCTGGACCGGTGGCCGGACAACTTCTTCGCGGAAACCGAACAGGTCGCCTACTGTCCCGCCAACATCGTTCCCGGCATCGACTTCTCCAACGATCCGCTGCTACAGGGCCGCCTGTTCTCATACCTGGATACGCAATTGCTGCGGCTCGGATCGCCGAATTTCAACCAGATTCCGGTCAATGCGCCAAAGTGCCCCTTCGCCAACCTTCAGCGCGACGGCAAGATGCAAATGACGCAGCCGAAAGGCAGGGTCGCATATGAGCCGAATTCGTTGTCGGAAACCGCCCCGCGAGAAACGCCGGACAGGGGTTTCCCTAGCGCACGCGTCAGCGAAAGCGGCGAAAAAGGCCGCATTCGCGCGGAGAGCTTTGCCGACCATTACAGCCAGGCGCGTCAGTTCTATCGCAGCCAGAGCAAGTACGAGCAGGCACATATCGCGTCTGCGCTGGTGTTTGAGCTGTCGAAAGTCGATCATCTGCATGTGCGGCAGGCGATGGTTGCACATCTGCGCCACATTGAAGAAGAACTGGCCCAGCGCGTAGCCGATGGCCTTGGTCTCGGCACCTTGCCGAAACCCGCAGAGGCCGCAGCGCCGGTGCAGGACTTCGATCAATCGCCGGCGCTGCAAATCATCGGCAGGATGAAGGACACGCTAGAAGGACGCGCAATCGGTATTCTGATTGCGGACGGTTCGGACGGCGCCATCGTCAGCGACATCATCAAAGTCGCAGCTGAGGCCGGCGCGAAGGTCAAGGTCGTCGCTCCCAAGGTGGGCGGCGCGAAGCTTGCCGACGGCACGATGATGGAAGCCGACGGACAACTGGCGGGCACGCCTTCGGTGATGTTCGACGCGATTGCCGTTGTCTTGTCCGATGAAGGAGTCAAGCTACTGAGCAAGGAATCCGCGGCTATCGATTTCGTGCGTCACGCGTTCGGCCACCTGAAGGCGATCGCGGCGGATCAGGGCGGCCGGTCACTGCTCGAACAAGCGAACATCGAGAAAGACAAAGGTGTGCTCGATGCGAAGGACATGAAAGGCTTCATCGCGGCGGCCAAGACACGGCAATGGGAGCGCGAAGAATCGGTGCGCATTCTGGCGTAGTTGATCGACCGAGGTTATGTAGAAACGCAAATCAGAGTCTCCGTGCGACGACGATGTCAGGATTTCGTCTCCGGTTGGCTTTAGGCACCGCGCAGGAATAAGTTGTGCAACTTATTCCTGCGCGGTGCCTTAGCCTGATAGATGCGCATCAAACGAGGACTGGCATGAGAGAATTATTATCGACGACTGCTGAACGGGCAATTTGTTATCTCGAAGATTTGGGGACTCGGAGTGTTGCTCCAAGCATAGATGCAGTTGCTCGCCTTGCCTCGCTTGATATACCACTTTCAAATGAACCCACCAGCCCGGAATCCATCTTGCAGCAACTGGATGAACTTGGCTCACCGGCGACAATGGCGATGGCAGGGCCGCGCTTCTTCGGCTTTGTCATCGGCGGTTCGCTTCCTGCGGCATTAGCCGCCAGCTGGCTAATAACTGCCTGGGATCAAAATAGCGGCCTCTACAATGTGACTCCGGCCACTGCGGCGCTTGAGCAAATCGCACTCGGATGGCTCCTCGACGTCCTGAAATTGCCGCCTGAAAGTGGTGGTGCATTTGTTACGGGTGCGACCGTCGCGAATTTCACTGCACTCGCTGCGGCACGGCATGCTGCTCTGGCAAAAGCTGGCTGGAATGTGGAAGCCGATGGATTGTTCGGCGCTCCACCCATTACGGTCATCGTCGGTGCAGAAGTCCATCCAACAGTGTTGAAGGCCTTAGGCATGCTGGGCCTGGGGCGTAGTCGCGTCGTGACAGTGCCAGTCGATAGTCAAGGCTGCATGCGCCTTGATGCATTGCCTCCTATGACTGGTTCCACAATTGTCTGTGTGCAGGCGGGAAACGTTAACACGGGCGCATTCGATCCGTTTCAGCAGATCTGCGAACGCGCACATGATGTAGGTGCATGGGTGCATGTTGATGGAGCATTTGGGCTGTGGGCTGCAGCCGCCCCGTCACGTGCCTATCTTGTCGAGGGTATCGAAGGCGCTGACTCCTGGGCGACCGATGCGCATAAGTGGCTGAATGTACCGTACGACAGCGGTGTGGCGTTTGTTCGCGACCCGGATGCATTACGAGCTGCCATGGCGATTACTGCCGATTACCTCCCGACGGTGAGTGAATATCGTAATCCTGCAGACTACACCCCTGAACTCTCGAGACGCGCGCGCGGGGTCGAGGTTTGGGCCGCCTTACGCTCATTGGGGCGTATAGGGTTGTCCGATCTGATTGAACGCACGTGTCGTTATGCTCGCCGTTTTGCCGAGGCACTGACGTCTGCGGGATATCACGTGTTGAATGAGGTTGTGCTCAATCAGGTTTTAGTCTCGTTCGGTACGCCCGAAATAACGAAGCGCGTGATCGACGACATTCAAGCCGACGGGACGTGCTGGTGTGGAAGTACCCTGTGGCAGGGCCATACGGCGATGCGGATCAGTGTCGTATGCTGGGCCACGACTGACGCGGACGTGGAACGGAGTATCGAAGCGATCTTGCGTATAGCCGCGAAGTACAAAGGGCCTGTCAAGAAATAAATCGCACGTTTTTTCTGGCCGTAGCGAGCTACGGCCAGAAAAAACGTGCAAGTTATTCCTGCGCGGTGCCTAAGGCCGGGCAATGGTACAGCCTCACAAAAATTCCCAATGACCTAACCGACCTTATCGCTTGATCACGCATTACGCCGGTTGCGCCCACACCTCGGCAATCCTCAACAGATTGGTCGTTCCCGACTCGGCAAACGGCATACCCGCAGCAATCGCCACCTGATCACCGGGCTGTGCAAATCCCTCCCGCAACGCCGTGCGACAGGCCGCCGACACCATTTCATCCACACTGCGCACATCCGGGCTGACGGTGGTATGCACGCCCCACGCCAGCGCCAGCTTGCGCGCGGTCGACAGATGCGGCGTGATGCTGAGGATCGGTGCGGCCGGCCGCTCGCGCGCGGCACGCAGGCTGGTATGACCCGACGTGGTGTAGGTAATCGTGACGCGGGCGCCAAGAATCTGCGTGACGCTGCGCAGTGCCGCGCAAATCGCATCGCCGCGCGTCGGCAAGGGATCGCCACGCTGGGCATCGATCACGCTGCGGTACAAGGGATCGCGCTCGACTTCCGAAATGATCCGGTCCATCATTGCCACCGCTTCGACCGGATAGGCGCCGCTGGCCGATTCGGCCGACAGCATGACCGCATCGGCGCCGTCATAGATCGCGCTGGCGACATCGGATGCTTCAGCCCTGGTCGGCACCTGCGCCGATATCATCGATTCCAGCATCTGCGTCGCAATGACCACAGGCTTGCCCTGTCTGCTGCAGGCACGCAGGATGCGCTTTTGCACGCCGGGCACGCGCTCGGGTGGCAATTCGACACCGAGATCGCCGCGCGCCACCATCACCGCATCCGATACGCCCACGATGTCGTCGAGCCGGTCGAGCGCGGCGGGTTTTTCCAGCTTGGCGAGCAGCCCGGCGCGGCCCTTGATCAGTTCCCGTGCTTCCAGCAAGTCTTCCGGACGCTGCACGAAAGACAAGGCGATCCAGTCCACGCCCAGCGCCAGCGCAAACTCCAGGTCGCGCCTGTCCTTTTCGGTCAACGCGGGAATCGGCAGGACGACATCCGGCACATTGACGCCCTTGCGGTCGGATACGACGCCGCCGGCGACAACCTTCGTGCGGATACAGTCGCCATTGCTTTCTATGACTTCCAGTCGCAGTTTTCCATCGTCGATCAGCAGTGCCTGGCCCGCGCCGATCACCGCAAACAATTCCGGATGCGGCAGGCAAACCCGTGCAGCCGTGCCAGGATCGGGATTGCGGTCGAGTATGAATTCCGCGCCCGCGGCGAGCGTGACCTTGCCTTCGGCGAACTGGCCGATGCGCAGTTTGGGGCCCTGCAGGTCCGCCAAGATCGCGATAGGCCGTCCCACCTTGCGTTCGACTTCGCGCACGATGTCGTAGCGTGCACTGTGGTCCAAGTGCGAGCCATGACTGAAATTGAAGCGGAACACATCGGCTCCGGCCTGAAATAATGCTTCTATGGCTTCCATGGTCGAGCTTGCCGGTCCAAGGGTTGCCACGATTTTTGCCTTGCGTTGACGTCGCATGTTGTTCACTTTGCAGTT is drawn from Noviherbaspirillum saxi and contains these coding sequences:
- the pyk gene encoding pyruvate kinase, which gives rise to MRRQRKAKIVATLGPASSTMEAIEALFQAGADVFRFNFSHGSHLDHSARYDIVREVERKVGRPIAILADLQGPKLRIGQFAEGKVTLAAGAEFILDRNPDPGTAARVCLPHPELFAVIGAGQALLIDDGKLRLEVIESNGDCIRTKVVAGGVVSDRKGVNVPDVVLPIPALTEKDRRDLEFALALGVDWIALSFVQRPEDLLEARELIKGRAGLLAKLEKPAALDRLDDIVGVSDAVMVARGDLGVELPPERVPGVQKRILRACSRQGKPVVIATQMLESMISAQVPTRAEASDVASAIYDGADAVMLSAESASGAYPVEAVAMMDRIISEVERDPLYRSVIDAQRGDPLPTRGDAICAALRSVTQILGARVTITYTTSGHTSLRAARERPAAPILSITPHLSTARKLALAWGVHTTVSPDVRSVDEMVSAACRTALREGFAQPGDQVAIAAGMPFAESGTTNLLRIAEVWAQPA
- a CDS encoding intradiol ring-cleavage dioxygenase; translation: MEKDDKRPTLQVSRRKAIMMLGAAMLVSRATAQSDARQSRRPACILTPEQTEGPYFVDDRLNRSDIRTDPAGGTVRAGVPLALTLRVLAVRGTGCTPVSGAMVDVWHCDADGVYSDVTDPRFDTSGKKFLRGYQITDDGGVVRFLTIYPGWYPGRTVHIHFKVRIQPTSPTSSRPYEFTSQLYFDDAITDRVLAQAPYARNGRRRQTNDTDGLFRRGGRQLILPLLENGPGYAGSFDIGVQTA
- a CDS encoding catalase; its protein translation is MSKEKKTGNAGKQKKNSTPRGANPGADVHRGNGGELHQVATGQHPALTTNQGIPIADNQNSLRANPRGPSLLEDFILREKITHFDHERIPERIVHARGTAVHGHFELTKSLAQYTTAKILTEVGEKTPVFTRFSTVAGGAGSVDTPRDVRGFAVKFYTKEGNWDLVSNNIPVFFIQDAIKFPDVVHSVKMEPDRGFPQSATAHDTFWDFISLTPESMHMVMWIMSDRTIPRSLRMIEGFGVHSFRLLNKAGDSTFVKFHWRPKLGLQSTIWDEAVKIAGADPDFHRRDMFEAIEAGDFPEWEFAVQLFTQEQADKFPFDHLDATKLIPEELVPLQVIGRMVLDRWPDNFFAETEQVAYCPANIVPGIDFSNDPLLQGRLFSYLDTQLLRLGSPNFNQIPVNAPKCPFANLQRDGKMQMTQPKGRVAYEPNSLSETAPRETPDRGFPSARVSESGEKGRIRAESFADHYSQARQFYRSQSKYEQAHIASALVFELSKVDHLHVRQAMVAHLRHIEEELAQRVADGLGLGTLPKPAEAAAPVQDFDQSPALQIIGRMKDTLEGRAIGILIADGSDGAIVSDIIKVAAEAGAKVKVVAPKVGGAKLADGTMMEADGQLAGTPSVMFDAIAVVLSDEGVKLLSKESAAIDFVRHAFGHLKAIAADQGGRSLLEQANIEKDKGVLDAKDMKGFIAAAKTRQWEREESVRILA
- a CDS encoding pyridoxal phosphate-dependent decarboxylase family protein, whose translation is MRELLSTTAERAICYLEDLGTRSVAPSIDAVARLASLDIPLSNEPTSPESILQQLDELGSPATMAMAGPRFFGFVIGGSLPAALAASWLITAWDQNSGLYNVTPATAALEQIALGWLLDVLKLPPESGGAFVTGATVANFTALAAARHAALAKAGWNVEADGLFGAPPITVIVGAEVHPTVLKALGMLGLGRSRVVTVPVDSQGCMRLDALPPMTGSTIVCVQAGNVNTGAFDPFQQICERAHDVGAWVHVDGAFGLWAAAAPSRAYLVEGIEGADSWATDAHKWLNVPYDSGVAFVRDPDALRAAMAITADYLPTVSEYRNPADYTPELSRRARGVEVWAALRSLGRIGLSDLIERTCRYARRFAEALTSAGYHVLNEVVLNQVLVSFGTPEITKRVIDDIQADGTCWCGSTLWQGHTAMRISVVCWATTDADVERSIEAILRIAAKYKGPVKK